CACATATTAAGGACAGTCAGGCTTTAATATTGTCCGCATAAACTCTTCTTTAAATGCAGGATAGTTAAAACCAACTGCAATTTTTTGAATAGGCCTATTATCAAATGTTGTTGGCTCAGCTATTTTTCTAAAGTCTGCCACACTTTGTCCTCTAGTTACGTCATTTGTCGTACTGATCCAAACTGCTGACTTTTTATATTCAAAAATATCATCATTAATAAAGGAAATGAACGGAAGTAAATCATGAATCGGACTTCCAGCAATACCCGGGTATTCTTTTTTATAAAAGTTCTCATAATAAAAATCGATCATCGGTTTAATAAGTTTTGCCTGTCCTGTTCCTTCTTTATTAATAATATCCACCATTTCAGGAGTAATGAGGGCTTCTTGCGTTACATTTAACGGAAAAATAGTCGCATTCTTTGCATATTTCATTACAATATTTGCGGCAATCGGATCTCCATAAAAATTTGCTTCTGATACAGGAGTAACGTTACCAGGAAATAAAAATGCACCACCCATAATATAATAAGAACATATCTTATCCATTACATTTGGATATAATAAAAATAACGTCGCCAAAGTTGTTAAACGTCCTGTCGCTACGATAATAATATCTTCTGGACAAGGTTCAATTAATTTAATTAATTCACAAAAGTTTTCCCGTTTACAAATCCTCATATTAGGTGGAATAATTGGGCCTAGGCCGTACTCCCCATGGATTTCAGGAAAGAACAAAGGTTCTTCAGCAGTCATCGGCCTCGCTGCACCCTCAATGATTTTTACTTCTGTAGCATAGTATCTTTCTAAAAAATACACATTTTCCGTTACGATTTCTCGCGATACATTTCCATATTCAGCAACAATACCTATAATATCTAATTTACATGTTTTATTTGCATATATTAAAGCCACCGCATCGTCAATACCAAAGTCTCCAAAAAAGATGATTTTCTTATTAACTACCCTCACCCCTCTTCAGCATGATCTACTATTATTATTATGTAAAAAAGACAAGGCTGTGAAACAGTGCAAACTAAAAAAGCCGCCTATTTATTGGCGACTTGGATCTTTTTATATGATAAATATGCTAATACATTCTTACTTGAATCGTATTTTGGATTATTCCCTTTTCTCGGTTCTCTCATATGTGTTTTTTCAAATCCAGGAATGTCCGGCATTTTCTCCATAAATTCAAGCATTTCTTCTTCAGTTCCTTCAATACGTACGCGAATCATTATTACTTTCCTCAATTCTCATTTTCTCTGTACTAAGTATAACGTACTTTGAAAAGACTGCAAGAAATTTATCTTTTTAATGTCGGGCTTTTTTTACATACAAACAGGGCCATTTCAGTATAAAACGAGTTTATTTTATTATTTTCAATTTGAATATGAAAGAATTCTTGCATTTCAACTGGTGTTTTCATCATACATTCTGTTAACTTCATACGTTTCTGCAACGATACATCCATCATATCGCACCACCAGTCAAATTCAAACTTCTTGTCAAAAGTAAGACACGACTGCATTTGCAAACTGTTTCTTTCTAACAAGGTAATCCATTCTGTTTTTTTCAACGCTCGTTCATGACTCGGATCCCGCTTTTTTTCTATAAAATTATAAAATGTATCAAATTCATTATTTTCCGGTGAAACATTATCTATTAAAATAAATAATCCATTATCTTCTAACGTACGATTTACTTCATAAATAAACTGAGCTGGATCCGTAAAATGATGTGCTGCAATTCGGCATGTTATCGTATCAAATGAACGATCAGCAAACGGTAAACTTTCTGCGTTTCCAGCAACAAAAGATACATTTTCATGTCCATTGCTTATAATAAACTTTTTCGCATTCTCTAACATTTTTTCTGTTAAGCCTAAGACAACTACTTCTTGAAACAATGGAGCTAATGCATTCGCAACATGTCCTCCGCCAGTAGCAATATCAAGAAGACGATTATTGTGACGAGACTCAACTTGTTGAACTACATATTGTAAATCAGGTCCTTTAGCATGAATTTTACTTTTCACATACTTTTCCGCATTATTACCAAACTGTTGTTTCACAAGTTCTTCTTTACTCATTTTATCATCTTCTTTCTATTGTTATTTACATATAGGATTCATGTAATAATTAAAGTTCTCTTTATGTATTTTCAAATCCTCTTTTCGACTCATTTCTTACTATGCTTTCGTATCATCAACCTAATATAGATTTTACGTTTTATTATGAAACAAAAAAGGCTACGGGAACTTGTCCCC
This Bacillus paramycoides DNA region includes the following protein-coding sequences:
- a CDS encoding nucleoside hydrolase, with protein sequence MRVVNKKIIFFGDFGIDDAVALIYANKTCKLDIIGIVAEYGNVSREIVTENVYFLERYYATEVKIIEGAARPMTAEEPLFFPEIHGEYGLGPIIPPNMRICKRENFCELIKLIEPCPEDIIIVATGRLTTLATLFLLYPNVMDKICSYYIMGGAFLFPGNVTPVSEANFYGDPIAANIVMKYAKNATIFPLNVTQEALITPEMVDIINKEGTGQAKLIKPMIDFYYENFYKKEYPGIAGSPIHDLLPFISFINDDIFEYKKSAVWISTTNDVTRGQSVADFRKIAEPTTFDNRPIQKIAVGFNYPAFKEEFMRTILKPDCP
- a CDS encoding DUF3970 family protein, which produces MIRVRIEGTEEEMLEFMEKMPDIPGFEKTHMREPRKGNNPKYDSSKNVLAYLSYKKIQVANK
- a CDS encoding class I SAM-dependent methyltransferase; the encoded protein is MSKEELVKQQFGNNAEKYVKSKIHAKGPDLQYVVQQVESRHNNRLLDIATGGGHVANALAPLFQEVVVLGLTEKMLENAKKFIISNGHENVSFVAGNAESLPFADRSFDTITCRIAAHHFTDPAQFIYEVNRTLEDNGLFILIDNVSPENNEFDTFYNFIEKKRDPSHERALKKTEWITLLERNSLQMQSCLTFDKKFEFDWWCDMMDVSLQKRMKLTECMMKTPVEMQEFFHIQIENNKINSFYTEMALFVCKKSPTLKR